One part of the Pseudomonas sp. MYb118 genome encodes these proteins:
- the tssK gene encoding type VI secretion system baseplate subunit TssK, which produces MNADKVIWQEGMLLRPQHFQHHDRYYAHQLKTRTQLLGSYTWGFLGLDVDVQFLNMGKLVIRQASGILPDGSLFELGGSTEPLALDVPPNTGSTPIYLALPLVTGNHIESRRQEQSDVLARYTVYPTDVADSNAGEGGISQVSCGRPDFRLLLGEQQSDQAYVKLKVCVVLDTTPDGVISLDPDFVPTYLRTHSSSYLISCLKEVISMLGIRGDTIAERIRSNGKVGGAEVGDFMMLQLINRTELTLRHCLGLDQVHPEELYRTLLTMLGDLATFSSDNKRPRLDSRYLHSDQGTSFRKLMEVIREALSMVLEQHAIELALQARQYGILVSALHDHTLLGSASFVLAASAHCDSEELRHRLPAHLKVGPVESIRQLVNLHLPGIKVKPLAVAPRQIAFHSNKTYFMLELSTEDLAQLERSGGFAFHVSGEFNELELKFWAIRN; this is translated from the coding sequence ATGAATGCCGATAAAGTCATCTGGCAGGAAGGCATGCTGCTGAGGCCGCAACATTTCCAGCATCACGATCGCTACTACGCCCACCAGTTGAAGACTCGCACCCAATTGCTGGGCAGTTACACCTGGGGGTTTCTTGGCCTTGATGTTGATGTGCAGTTTCTCAACATGGGAAAACTGGTGATCAGGCAAGCCTCGGGAATTTTGCCGGACGGCAGCCTGTTCGAACTCGGTGGCAGCACTGAGCCGCTGGCTCTGGATGTACCGCCGAACACAGGTAGCACGCCGATCTACCTGGCGCTGCCGCTGGTTACGGGGAATCACATTGAGTCGCGTCGACAGGAACAATCTGACGTACTGGCGCGTTACACCGTTTACCCAACCGACGTGGCCGACTCCAATGCTGGCGAAGGGGGGATCAGCCAGGTCAGCTGTGGTCGGCCGGACTTCAGGCTGCTGCTCGGTGAACAGCAGAGTGATCAGGCCTATGTGAAGCTCAAAGTCTGCGTCGTGCTCGATACCACCCCCGACGGCGTGATCAGCCTCGATCCCGATTTTGTGCCGACCTATCTTCGGACACATTCTTCCAGCTACCTGATTTCGTGTCTGAAAGAAGTGATCAGCATGCTCGGCATTCGTGGTGACACCATCGCCGAACGCATCCGTTCCAACGGCAAGGTGGGCGGTGCGGAAGTCGGTGACTTCATGATGTTGCAACTGATCAACCGCACCGAGCTGACACTTCGCCATTGCCTCGGTCTGGATCAGGTTCATCCGGAGGAGTTGTACCGCACCTTGCTGACAATGCTCGGCGACCTGGCGACATTTTCCAGCGACAACAAACGCCCACGGCTGGACAGTCGATACCTGCACAGTGATCAGGGCACAAGTTTTCGCAAATTGATGGAAGTCATTCGTGAGGCTCTGTCGATGGTGCTCGAACAGCATGCCATCGAGCTGGCTCTGCAGGCCCGGCAGTACGGAATCCTCGTTTCTGCATTGCATGACCATACGCTGCTCGGTTCAGCCTCTTTCGTGCTGGCGGCCAGTGCCCACTGCGACTCGGAGGAGTTGCGCCATCGCTTGCCTGCGCACCTCAAGGTAGGTCCGGTGGAGAGCATTCGCCAACTGGTCAATCTGCATCTGCCGGGCATCAAGGTCAAACCGTTGGCTGTCGCTCCGCGGCAGATCGCATTTCACTCCAATAAAACCTATTTCATGCTCGAACTCAGTACCGAGGACCTGGCCCAGTTGGAGCGCTCAGGCGGCTTCGCGTTCCACGTATCCGGTGAGTTCAACGAGCTTGAACTGAAATTCTGGGCTATCAGGAACTGA
- the tssJ gene encoding type VI secretion system lipoprotein TssJ: MSCSSSVFLKRLMVIAITVLLAGCSALSPFSQMTKVNLTLTGSDRLNPDLNGRPSPIVVRLYELSHPVVFENADFFSVYERAKESLAPDLVASEELELRPGETVELMLSVEKGSRYVAILAAYRDLAHTQWRYTAPVTPKAVTDVALILDEMGIRNSAQTTIKADD, translated from the coding sequence ATGTCTTGTTCTTCGAGTGTTTTTCTCAAGCGTCTGATGGTGATTGCGATCACGGTGCTGCTCGCCGGTTGTTCGGCGCTGTCGCCATTTTCCCAAATGACCAAGGTCAACCTGACGCTCACTGGCAGTGACCGGCTGAATCCAGACCTTAATGGACGCCCATCGCCAATTGTCGTACGCCTGTATGAGCTCAGCCATCCGGTGGTTTTCGAGAATGCCGACTTCTTCAGTGTGTACGAACGCGCCAAGGAGTCATTGGCGCCGGACCTGGTGGCCAGCGAAGAGCTCGAATTGCGCCCAGGTGAAACCGTGGAGCTCATGCTCAGCGTGGAGAAGGGGAGTCGCTACGTCGCAATCCTGGCGGCTTATCGCGATCTTGCGCATACCCAATGGCGCTACACGGCGCCGGTGACTCCGAAAGCAGTCACTGATGTTGCTCTGATCCTCGATGAGATGGGCATTCGCAACAGCGCTCAAACGACTATCAAGGCGGATGACTGA
- a CDS encoding type VI secretion protein, which yields MSVRHCPAVVLTLVVLFGVVGCGGNYKFNDSAYRPLGDPQAANRGK from the coding sequence ATGTCTGTTCGTCACTGCCCGGCCGTCGTGCTGACCCTTGTTGTTCTATTCGGTGTCGTCGGATGCGGCGGCAATTACAAATTCAATGACAGCGCCTATAGACCATTAGGCGATCCACAGGCGGCCAATCGCGGCAAGTGA
- a CDS encoding sigma-54 interaction domain-containing protein: protein MFTHVPQPLVYAESLLAHFSSLSLSPDGASLLADFARAGAELSGCELTQVYLLDVTRTHLGMSVECLNGILQPRDPANLPANYNGEQLLQFALCQNRVVSLCELSGSLHDTTFLPTQPRPWQSLLCVPLVNRSKAVEGLLLCASRQHIDLQGFADSLGRLGSFVLGQLHLLQRLRKPVGETQLVRSVPNVSGYGLIGKSKAMRDTYSLISKVLHSPYTVLLRGETGTGKEVVARAIHDGGPRRAQAFIVQNCAAFPESLLESELFGYRKGAFTGADRDRSGLFDAANGGTLLLDEIGDMPLPLQAKLLRVLQEGEIRPLGSNVTHKIDVRIIAATHRDLQLLVSEGKFREDLYYRLSQFPIELPALRHRAGDILDLARYFADQACSFLQREELLWSDAALDHLSAYAFPGNVRELKGLVERAVLLCEGGELLVEHFSLRLTAARDDTRLNLRQQLDQVERGLLLDCLRKNDGNQTVAARELGLPRRTLLYRLGRLNINRSNRDV, encoded by the coding sequence ATGTTTACGCATGTACCGCAGCCACTGGTGTATGCCGAGTCTCTTTTGGCGCACTTTTCCAGCTTGTCCCTCTCGCCGGACGGAGCGTCGTTGCTGGCGGATTTTGCGCGTGCAGGGGCAGAGTTAAGTGGCTGTGAGTTGACGCAGGTGTATCTGCTGGATGTGACACGTACTCATCTGGGCATGAGCGTCGAGTGCTTGAATGGCATTCTGCAGCCCCGTGATCCAGCCAATCTGCCAGCGAATTACAACGGCGAGCAGTTGCTGCAATTCGCCCTGTGTCAGAACCGCGTAGTCAGCCTCTGCGAGTTGAGCGGGAGTCTGCACGACACAACGTTCCTGCCGACGCAGCCCCGGCCTTGGCAGTCGTTGTTGTGCGTCCCTCTGGTCAATCGTAGCAAGGCTGTCGAAGGCTTGTTGCTGTGTGCCAGCCGTCAGCACATCGACTTGCAGGGTTTCGCCGACTCCCTGGGTCGACTGGGGTCGTTCGTGCTCGGCCAATTGCACTTGTTACAACGGCTACGCAAGCCCGTCGGGGAGACCCAGCTGGTGCGCAGCGTCCCGAACGTCAGCGGGTATGGGTTGATTGGCAAGAGCAAGGCCATGCGCGACACCTATTCGTTGATCAGTAAGGTGCTGCACAGTCCCTACACCGTGTTGTTGCGTGGCGAGACGGGCACTGGCAAAGAGGTGGTCGCCCGAGCAATTCACGATGGTGGTCCGCGCCGCGCCCAGGCGTTCATCGTGCAAAACTGTGCAGCGTTCCCTGAGAGCCTGCTGGAAAGTGAGCTGTTCGGCTACCGCAAGGGGGCTTTTACCGGGGCCGACCGTGATCGGAGCGGCCTGTTCGACGCGGCCAATGGCGGCACCCTTCTACTCGATGAAATCGGTGACATGCCGTTGCCCCTGCAAGCCAAGTTGTTGCGCGTGTTGCAGGAAGGCGAGATCCGTCCTTTGGGCTCAAATGTCACCCACAAGATCGATGTGCGGATCATTGCCGCCACGCACCGGGATTTGCAGTTGCTGGTCAGCGAAGGCAAGTTTCGCGAAGACCTGTACTACCGCCTTTCACAATTTCCGATCGAGCTACCTGCCCTGCGCCATCGCGCAGGAGACATTCTCGACCTCGCTCGATATTTCGCTGACCAGGCGTGCTCTTTTTTGCAGCGTGAAGAGCTGCTGTGGTCGGACGCTGCGTTGGACCATCTTTCCGCCTATGCCTTTCCCGGCAATGTGCGCGAACTCAAGGGCCTGGTCGAACGCGCGGTGCTGTTGTGCGAGGGGGGAGAGCTGCTGGTTGAGCATTTCTCTCTACGCCTTACCGCTGCACGTGACGACACCCGCCTCAACCTGCGCCAACAGTTGGACCAGGTTGAGCGTGGCCTGTTGCTCGATTGCCTGCGCAAGAACGACGGCAACCAGACCGTGGCTGCCCGCGAACTCGGCCTGCCACGCCGCACGCTGCTGTACCGACTCGGTAGGCTCAACATCAATCGGAGTAACCGCGATGTCTAG
- the tssH gene encoding type VI secretion system ATPase TssH gives MINVDLQQLIQTLDAETRLDLESAAERCVARGGSKILVEDLLLGLLERPHGLLIRALRDAEVDAGRLSAALQSRVEHNASRNPVFAPELVQWLQDALLVANLELGQTVVEQSALVLALLRNPMRYAGSRYQALLAGLNIERLKAFVLSERKQAATDGPVSSTESLLERFTHNLTQQARDGKIDPVLCRDGAIRQMVDILARRRKNNPIVVGEAGVGKTAIVEGLASRIAAGEVPPVLKGVELLSLDIGLLQAGASVKGEFERRLKGVIDEVNASSKPVILFIDEAHTLIGAGGNAGGSDAANLLKPALARGELRTIAATTWTEYKKYFEKDPALARRFQPVQLHEPTVSEAVTILRGLAQVYEKNHGIYLRDDAVVAAAQLSARYLAGRQLPDKAVDVLDTACARVRISLAAAPQDLEHLRGELIEGRRQSQALRRDAEAGLLINHAVLEVLEVRLAAIEDEKVVLETLWDEQKSLAQDLLDLRRQLAEARQSGAVESVTNLEVALNDAHRALTEAQVEQRLVSFEVCPRLVAEVISAWTGVPVEQVAREHNARVASFGADLRARIRGQEQAIQALDRSMRAVAAGLNNPAAPVGVFLLVGPSGVGKTETALALADLLYGGDRFITTLNMSEFQERHTVSRLIGAPPGYVGYGEGGMLTEAVRQKPYSVVLLDEVEKADPDVLNLFYQIFDKGVANDGEGREIDFRNTLILLTSNLGSEQIDELCANNVRPAVEVLEKTIRPVLSKHFKPALLARMRVVPYYPVSGPVLRELIEIKLGQLCERLRRRQLDFTYSPGLVDHLVARCTQSGSGARLIDHLLDLHLMPRIADRLLDAMAGGVSLKSVYATLDGHAAVTCEFA, from the coding sequence ATGATCAACGTAGATCTGCAACAACTGATTCAGACACTCGATGCCGAGACGCGTCTTGATCTGGAAAGTGCTGCCGAGCGATGCGTCGCCCGTGGTGGCAGCAAGATCCTTGTCGAAGATTTGCTGCTGGGATTGCTGGAGCGACCGCACGGTTTGCTGATACGCGCGTTGCGCGACGCAGAAGTAGATGCCGGCCGACTGAGTGCGGCCTTGCAATCGCGAGTTGAACACAATGCCTCGCGTAATCCGGTGTTTGCCCCGGAACTGGTGCAATGGTTGCAGGATGCGCTGCTGGTGGCGAATCTCGAATTGGGCCAGACAGTCGTCGAGCAGTCTGCGCTTGTCCTGGCATTACTGCGTAACCCTATGCGCTACGCCGGCAGTCGTTACCAGGCATTACTGGCCGGATTGAACATCGAGCGCTTGAAAGCATTCGTTCTGTCGGAGCGAAAGCAGGCGGCGACTGACGGTCCCGTCTCGTCGACAGAGTCATTGCTGGAGCGCTTTACCCACAACCTGACCCAGCAGGCTCGCGACGGCAAGATTGATCCGGTGTTGTGTCGTGATGGTGCGATTCGGCAGATGGTCGACATCCTGGCTCGTCGGCGCAAGAACAACCCGATCGTGGTCGGTGAGGCAGGTGTAGGTAAAACCGCCATTGTCGAGGGGCTCGCTTCGCGCATTGCCGCAGGAGAAGTACCCCCAGTGTTGAAAGGTGTCGAACTGTTGTCCCTGGACATTGGGCTGTTGCAGGCCGGGGCCAGCGTCAAAGGTGAGTTCGAGCGCCGCCTCAAGGGTGTGATCGACGAAGTCAACGCCTCATCGAAGCCCGTCATCCTGTTCATTGACGAAGCGCACACTCTGATTGGCGCGGGTGGCAATGCAGGGGGGAGCGACGCAGCCAATCTGCTCAAGCCGGCGCTGGCACGTGGTGAATTACGCACGATCGCCGCGACCACCTGGACCGAGTACAAGAAGTATTTTGAAAAGGACCCGGCGCTGGCCCGTCGATTTCAGCCGGTGCAATTGCATGAACCGACTGTCAGCGAGGCGGTGACCATCCTTCGCGGGTTGGCGCAGGTTTACGAGAAAAACCACGGTATCTATCTGCGTGACGATGCGGTGGTTGCTGCGGCGCAATTGTCCGCGCGCTACCTCGCAGGTCGTCAGTTGCCGGATAAGGCGGTCGACGTGCTCGACACCGCCTGTGCTCGAGTGCGCATCAGTCTTGCCGCTGCCCCCCAAGACCTCGAGCACCTGCGGGGTGAACTGATCGAGGGCCGTCGTCAGAGTCAGGCGTTACGCCGTGACGCCGAAGCCGGCCTGCTGATCAATCATGCGGTGCTGGAGGTGTTGGAGGTTCGTCTGGCCGCGATTGAAGACGAAAAAGTTGTGCTGGAAACCCTGTGGGACGAACAGAAGTCACTTGCCCAGGATCTACTTGATCTGCGTCGGCAACTTGCCGAGGCGCGTCAATCCGGTGCCGTGGAGTCTGTCACAAACCTGGAAGTTGCCTTGAACGATGCCCATCGCGCCCTGACCGAGGCTCAGGTTGAACAGCGTCTGGTGAGTTTTGAGGTATGCCCCCGGCTGGTGGCCGAAGTTATCAGCGCCTGGACCGGTGTACCAGTGGAGCAAGTAGCACGTGAGCATAACGCCAGGGTCGCGAGTTTTGGCGCAGACCTGCGCGCCCGTATCCGTGGTCAGGAGCAAGCCATTCAGGCGCTCGACCGTTCAATGCGTGCGGTTGCTGCCGGCTTGAACAACCCGGCAGCACCGGTGGGTGTGTTCCTTCTGGTTGGCCCGAGTGGCGTTGGTAAGACCGAAACTGCGCTAGCCCTTGCCGATCTGCTTTACGGCGGTGATCGTTTCATCACTACCCTCAACATGTCGGAGTTTCAGGAGAGGCACACGGTTTCGCGCCTGATTGGTGCTCCGCCCGGTTACGTCGGCTACGGCGAAGGCGGCATGCTCACCGAAGCGGTGCGCCAGAAGCCGTATTCGGTGGTGTTGCTCGATGAAGTTGAAAAAGCCGACCCGGATGTACTCAACCTGTTCTACCAGATCTTCGATAAAGGCGTGGCCAATGATGGCGAAGGGCGCGAGATAGATTTCCGAAACACGTTGATCCTGTTGACCTCGAATCTGGGCAGCGAGCAAATCGACGAGCTCTGCGCCAACAACGTGCGTCCTGCCGTTGAGGTGCTCGAAAAAACCATTCGCCCTGTGCTCAGCAAGCACTTCAAACCTGCTCTGCTGGCGCGCATGCGTGTAGTGCCTTACTACCCGGTCAGCGGGCCGGTGTTGCGCGAGCTCATCGAGATCAAACTCGGGCAATTGTGTGAACGTTTAAGGCGACGTCAGCTGGATTTCACTTACTCCCCAGGTCTGGTCGATCACCTTGTTGCACGTTGTACGCAAAGCGGCAGCGGTGCGCGGTTGATCGATCATCTGTTGGACCTGCACTTGATGCCTCGGATTGCTGACCGCCTCCTCGACGCGATGGCCGGCGGTGTAAGTCTCAAAAGCGTCTACGCGACGCTTGATGGACATGCCGCCGTGACTTGCGAGTTTGCTTGA
- the tssG gene encoding type VI secretion system baseplate subunit TssG — translation MDATYGAAAAALSGLTRCIREYSMFQAVLLVLDRLRDAHPQLSEDDLYDQLEFQANPSLGFPGSDIDRVEFFQEHGLMRARLRLNLIGLVGSGSPLPAFYGEQALGDSEDGNTICGFLDLFHHRLQRLMLPIWKKYRYHASFTSGARDPFSAQLFALIGLGGEEIRHARELNWKRLLPYLGLLSLRAHSAALIEAVLRYYFKHAELIIEQCIERRVVILDEQRNLLGCANSLLSANLVLGERVRDRSGKFRIHIRELDWRRFHEFLPIGFGYQPLCALVRFTLRDPLDYDIRLVLRREEVRELRIGEQNACRLGWTSWLGCEKADGVVTLGSKIH, via the coding sequence ATGGACGCCACGTATGGGGCTGCAGCCGCTGCTTTGAGCGGGCTTACCCGTTGCATACGCGAGTACTCGATGTTTCAGGCTGTGCTTCTGGTGCTTGATCGGTTGCGCGATGCGCACCCGCAGCTGAGTGAAGACGACCTGTACGACCAGCTGGAATTCCAGGCCAACCCAAGTCTTGGTTTTCCCGGCAGCGACATTGATCGTGTGGAGTTCTTTCAAGAGCATGGGTTGATGCGCGCACGCCTGCGCTTGAACCTGATTGGCCTGGTCGGCTCTGGCTCTCCACTCCCGGCGTTTTACGGCGAACAAGCATTGGGCGACAGCGAAGATGGCAACACGATCTGTGGCTTCCTCGATCTTTTTCACCACCGCCTGCAACGATTGATGTTGCCGATCTGGAAGAAATACCGCTACCACGCCAGTTTCACGAGTGGTGCCCGCGACCCGTTCTCTGCGCAACTGTTTGCCCTTATCGGTCTCGGCGGTGAAGAGATCCGCCACGCCAGGGAACTGAACTGGAAGCGCCTGCTGCCGTATCTCGGTCTGCTGAGCCTGCGGGCGCATTCGGCGGCGCTGATCGAAGCGGTGCTGCGTTACTACTTCAAGCATGCCGAGCTGATCATTGAGCAGTGCATCGAGCGTCGCGTGGTCATTCTTGACGAGCAGCGCAATCTTTTGGGATGTGCCAACAGCCTGCTGAGCGCAAACCTGGTCCTGGGCGAGCGAGTGCGCGACCGCAGCGGAAAATTCCGTATTCACATCCGTGAACTCGACTGGCGGCGTTTTCACGAATTCCTGCCGATCGGTTTTGGCTACCAGCCGTTATGCGCGCTGGTGCGCTTCACCTTGCGAGATCCGCTCGATTACGACATTCGCCTGGTACTGCGAAGGGAGGAAGTCCGCGAACTGCGTATCGGAGAGCAGAACGCGTGTCGCTTGGGTTGGACCAGTTGGCTGGGCTGCGAAAAAGCGGACGGCGTGGTGACCCTGGGCAGCAAAATTCATTAA
- the tssF gene encoding type VI secretion system baseplate subunit TssF encodes MSFNHYYQSELTALRQLGRRFAERSPALAPFLGQAGRDPDVERLLEGFAFLTGRLRQKLDDELPELSHSLMQLLWPNYMRPLPAFSILQFEPLQRTGSALRVERDTPVESLPVDGVSCCFRTCYPVELLPLNLAGLNYSVTGEGSLLSMRLEMSVEGHLGEMELKRLRLHFAGERYISQMLYLSLLRNLDGIELVPLDAVGGPVTGEDGTPMTLRIPGSCVQPVGFAEEEALIPYPLNTFRGYRYLQEYFAFQDKFLFVDISGLDILEALPASILKQVRGLELRFGIRSSGIQRLRPTLDNVRLHCTPVVNLFKHDALPIRFDGKQDEYLLLPVKYDPQSCGVFSVESVTGWNVGGRGYEEYVPFESFEHDPSFDVSTSRPHYSVRQRTSSLHDGLDTYLSFGVRDTEVQETLSIELTCTNQNLPRKLKLGDICIACEKTPEFLNFRNITPVTSSFAPPVNRDFLWKLISNMSLNYLSLADVNALKVILETYDLPRYYDQHAEKVSKRLLGGLKSIRHQHVDRLHQGLPVRGLRTELTIDPQGYIGEGDLFVFASVLNEFFALYASLNSYHELRVKSTQGEVYQWTPRMGLQPLL; translated from the coding sequence GTGTCCTTCAACCACTACTACCAAAGTGAACTCACAGCACTTCGCCAGCTGGGTCGTCGATTCGCCGAGCGCAGCCCGGCATTGGCACCTTTCCTGGGGCAGGCTGGGAGAGATCCGGACGTGGAGCGCTTGCTGGAGGGGTTTGCATTTTTGACCGGGCGCTTGCGCCAGAAGCTCGATGACGAACTGCCGGAGCTCAGTCATTCGCTGATGCAGCTATTGTGGCCCAACTACATGCGGCCACTGCCCGCATTCAGCATTTTGCAGTTCGAGCCCTTGCAGCGTACGGGTTCCGCGTTGCGGGTCGAGCGAGACACGCCAGTCGAGAGCCTACCTGTCGATGGGGTGAGCTGCTGTTTCCGCACGTGCTATCCGGTTGAACTACTGCCGCTGAATCTCGCCGGGTTGAATTACTCAGTAACGGGCGAGGGTTCGCTGTTGAGTATGCGTCTGGAAATGAGTGTTGAAGGCCACCTTGGCGAGATGGAACTGAAGCGCTTGCGCCTGCACTTTGCCGGTGAACGCTACATCAGCCAGATGTTGTACCTCAGTCTGCTACGCAATCTGGACGGTATCGAACTCGTCCCGCTGGACGCCGTCGGAGGGCCTGTTACAGGGGAAGACGGTACGCCAATGACGCTCAGGATACCGGGTAGCTGCGTGCAGCCGGTGGGGTTTGCCGAAGAGGAGGCGTTAATCCCGTATCCCCTGAATACGTTTCGTGGCTATCGCTATCTGCAGGAATACTTCGCTTTCCAGGACAAGTTTCTGTTCGTCGACATCAGTGGCCTGGATATTCTCGAGGCACTACCGGCCAGTATCCTTAAACAGGTTCGTGGTCTCGAATTACGTTTCGGTATCCGTAGCAGTGGGATCCAGCGCCTGCGTCCGACACTCGACAACGTAAGGCTCCACTGCACGCCGGTCGTCAATTTGTTCAAGCACGACGCCTTGCCAATCCGTTTCGACGGCAAGCAGGACGAGTACCTGTTGCTGCCCGTCAAATACGATCCGCAAAGCTGCGGTGTGTTTTCGGTGGAAAGTGTGACCGGATGGAATGTCGGGGGGCGCGGATATGAAGAGTATGTGCCGTTCGAATCCTTCGAGCACGATCCGAGTTTCGATGTGTCCACCAGTCGTCCCCATTACAGCGTGCGCCAACGGACTTCCTCGCTGCACGATGGGCTCGATACTTATCTGAGCTTTGGTGTTCGCGACACCGAAGTACAGGAAACCCTGTCGATCGAGCTGACATGTACCAATCAGAACCTGCCACGCAAGCTCAAGCTTGGTGACATCTGCATTGCCTGCGAAAAAACGCCCGAGTTTCTCAATTTCCGCAATATCACGCCCGTCACCAGTAGTTTTGCGCCACCAGTCAACCGGGATTTCCTCTGGAAACTGATCAGCAACATGTCGCTCAACTACCTGTCGCTGGCCGACGTCAATGCGTTGAAGGTGATTCTGGAAACCTATGATCTGCCGCGCTACTACGATCAGCACGCAGAAAAAGTCAGCAAGCGCCTGTTAGGCGGCCTCAAGTCGATCAGGCATCAGCACGTTGACCGACTTCATCAGGGGTTGCCGGTACGTGGCTTGCGTACCGAACTGACCATCGACCCCCAGGGGTACATCGGCGAGGGCGACTTGTTCGTTTTCGCCTCGGTGCTCAACGAGTTTTTCGCGCTCTACGCCAGCCTTAATTCATATCACGAGTTGCGGGTCAAAAGCACACAAGGAGAGGTGTACCAATGGACGCCACGTATGGGGCTGCAGCCGCTGCTTTGA
- the tssE gene encoding type VI secretion system baseplate subunit TssE has product MTGYGSLFERLCGDTEERGGWNHEACAMASVAAHLARMLSTRAGSVQTLADYGLPDLNDMRLSLHDSLNQARLAIERFIEAYEPRLSSVNVVALPHEQNQLRLSFAIEGLLRVEDCKRQVSFIACLDGSGQVKVS; this is encoded by the coding sequence ATGACTGGATACGGCAGCCTTTTCGAGCGCTTGTGTGGCGATACGGAAGAACGGGGCGGGTGGAACCATGAGGCCTGCGCCATGGCGTCGGTGGCTGCCCATCTCGCCAGGATGCTCAGCACCCGTGCAGGCAGCGTTCAGACGTTGGCTGATTATGGTCTGCCAGATCTCAATGACATGCGTCTGAGCCTGCACGACTCTTTGAATCAGGCTCGCCTGGCCATCGAACGCTTCATCGAGGCCTACGAACCGCGTTTGAGCAGCGTGAACGTCGTCGCTCTCCCGCATGAGCAGAATCAGCTTCGCCTGTCGTTCGCCATCGAAGGCCTGCTGAGAGTGGAAGACTGCAAGCGTCAGGTCAGTTTCATCGCGTGCCTGGATGGCAGCGGTCAGGTCAAGGTCAGCTAA